TAATTTTGTGTCACTCCCTCCAACTCATTTATCTGTTTTGATGTTGGTTGATGTTTACAGTTAGCTAGGAGAGCATTTGAAGAACCTTCCCTGGGGATGACATCAAATAAAGTGGCAGGGCATAAGGGTCAGCCTGTAGCCCCGGTTGCATGCTGTGGAGGAAGATAAGACAACAACTGTTTGCCAGAAAACTGGTACCTACTCATCTGAACTTTTCCCAGCCCCTGCTATGCACTGCTGTTAACTCATAAGAGCAGCTGTAGAAGCTTTTCTAAAGTAGTTTTAGATATGAATCCAACCTGTTCGGTTTGTCTCTGTGAAATGCATCTGTTACAGCGCTGTAATAAATGGAGCTGTCAAACATGATGGGATTATGTTTCCTTTAGTCACATTAATTGAATGTTCTTGCATTTTATTTGTTTACCACTATAGTTACATTGGCTAAAACCACATGACTGCATCCAAACTAATGTGATTATGTCTGGACTAAAGTAGATATAAGTGGCAAGAAGGCCATAGATAGCACTCCGTTATCTGATGAAATAAACCCCATTGAGGAAAGACAGTATTGTGTGGGCCACCTTTTGTGTTTGCCTTTGGAAAAGTACAACCTTGGTATGAGCCACTTGGGAGTAAGTGGTGGTTTGTAAGGAGCATGTGCAAGTCACCAAGAATGCAAAGAATTGCTACTAAGTAGGCTCTTCTGCACAAGAGCTGAAGCTGTGGATGTAATTATGGCAACAACGGGCTTCCTGTTAACTAGTTTTGAAATACATAAATCTTCTAACTTATCAAGAAGAAACCATTACATCAGTAACTTTATTGATGCTAGTGTTGTTTGGTACTGTATTTAACTAGCCTTCGGGGAAATTCCTGTTTCCTAAATTTGCTCAGTTTCAACAAGCTTGCATTACATATTGGGGGTGATTTGCTACTGTCACAATAGCAGGCCAGTGTCCAGGCAGATGTCTTGCAGTAATTTATTGATGGGAGCAGAGGAGGCTGCttaggcaggggggctgggaaatCATGAATCTCTGATTTCAAAACATCACATAAAAATAATGATGCGTGGAAAATATGATTAAAGTTGTGATTGGCAGTATTGCCTTGCAGAGTCCCAGATCCGGTAACTTAATAATGCTTGTGATACTGCCGTGAGGATAATTCAAAAGTCATTCtaagatgggggagggagaggaggcatGCATAAGAGTTAAACAGGCTCTGAAATACAGGGATAGAAGATCCAGAGAAGCTTTTGAAATGTCTGTACTAACAGAACAAGGATTTATTGAAAGAGGGGGGGTTGTGAGCAACTATATCAAGGTAATATAATTTAGTATATTTTGAAGgatttgcaatttaaaaatacagtatgtATGGAAAAATCAAGTCCAGAAAGTAGCCTTGCCAAAATAAGATAAAGCACTCAATTCCTCAGAGTATGAATTCCTTTCCAGGCTGTTGTGGATTAACAATGGTGATGCAGTATTCCTGTACAGAAATTTATGAATTTGGAGAACAAGATAAAATGCCTGTTGCCTGGCATGACaaattttattcattttcttttttatgtcTTAGTTGAATGAAACTCCATATTTAAAATAGACATTTACAGTAGTATATATCATTTCGGAATTAACCATCACAGAAATTGACATGTTAACTCATATGGAGGAAACACATTTACACTgtataaaaaaaatgtacattttcactaaatatattaatatttaaatatatatatatatatatatatatatacatatttatatacatttataGACATACTAAACTCCATGTGACAAACATAATTTATATATTTAGAAAATATCAATGTACTAATAATTTATACATTTTCCTTTATTTGATTTTTGTAGACCAATATTTTCAGGTGCATAGGATTCTTATGTCTTTTATATTTTATGAACTATGGCCCTGGTGCCCACATGAATAGTtcacttgaaatcagtgggactactcacacatGAGCGAAATATTACACACATGCATGTTTCCGGAATTAAGGGCCTATATGGCTGTACATATACAAATCTTATCTGCAGTATGCAATGGTTGGGATTCTCAGAAGCATTCACCTcagcttaactctgctcccactgaagttgatgggaatttCACCATCAGCTTCAATGGGACCAGAGtaaggccaatgctgagtgcttctgaaaacccCACTTTACATTTATGTAccaaacaatatatattttagtatGGCAAAATGTAATAtggcatctaggaacaaagaatgtaggccacgcTTACACaataggggactctatcctgggaaacagtgactctgaaaaagatttggggagtcatggtggataatcagctgaacatgagctcctagtgcaatgctgtggccaaaagggctaatgcagtccttggatgcataagAAACAACAGGagtctcaagtaggagtagacaggttattttacctctgtacttggtactggtataactgctgctggaatactatctccagttctggtgtccacggttcaagaaggatgttgataaactggagagggttcagagaagagccatgagaaaggtttagaaaaccatGAGtcatagactcaaggagctcagtctatttagcttaacaaattaaaaattaagggGCAACTTGATTATAGTCTGCAAGTTCTTCcctggagaacaaatatttaataatggcttCTTCAGTATAACagtgaaaggtataacatgatccaatggcagGAGTGGAAGCTAGATAAATGCAGAGTGGAaacaagatgtaaatttttaacagtaagagtaaccatttgaacaatttaccaagagttgtggtgaattctccatgagcaatttttaaatcagcctTGGTTCGAAACTCTGCAAAAGACATTTGGGGTCAGATAAAACTTCATTAGACAGAAGGTTAGCTCGTTAACTTTACACATTTTCTCTAGATTAAATTTATGATTTTGGTTTATATTTAGCCCTTCTGCTTCCGTTATCCCTACTCACTTGAATCTTTGAATCTCTGTTCGTTGTTAATAAACTTACTGTTTTAACTTTAAACATTTAAATGCTGTGATATTGAACAAGAAGCTGATCCTAAATTAAAGCATCCATGCTGCTGTTCCTTTTGGGGACAGCTgacctggtaattctgtgagtgttcatGGATAAAGGGCTGAATACTACAGGGGCTTGAATACAAAGAGGCTTGTGTACTGAGGTACacttgttaacctgcaaggcaaagaaaGAGATGGCATAGCCTAGAGAAGAGTTTGGGTGGCTGGGAAGGGCTGGCAGTGCCGGGGGAATGCTCCTTCTTCTCACTGGAGGCAGGGAGGTAACAAGGTGACACTCAGTCCTAGGCATCCTGAGAACCATTAAACCCTCACAAAACTTTCACAGATAACGTGAAATGAGGTGATTTTTATAAGTAGAATATTTTTACATTATATGaagactattttaaaatatagcttAAGAATGTATGTTTCTTTGACAGGGAAAAAACTGGCTTTTTCCAAGGGAAGTACTATGCATTAcatcagggtgggcaaactttttggctcaagggccacatctggaacACCAGaccagggcaagccccagaccccgctcccccgtgggagcttgagggccggattaaaacatctgatgGGCCAGACTCAGCCCATCatctgtagtttgcccaccactgcattACATTAGTACAGGAATtgggagaaactgaggatttctctgctttgcacaAACCAATTATTTCAATCTTACACAGACACTGAGGCCAAAAATCAGGATAGAGAAATTTTTACCTAACTTTACCTCCAGACACCTTTCTTATACTGGTCTGGAGACAGGGTCTCTATGATAGCTCTAACTCCAAGTACACAAATTTTAGGGAAGCAGAGAATCACCTCACTGGTGTATTTAGATTGTGATTAGTAGCATTTTAAAACTATTGTCGTCTCCCACCTGAGGATTGATTTGCACATCGACATCCCCGAAATTGCCAGCCTACCCTCATGCAACCTGAACCCTTGCTGTCATATTTGATAATTCCAGGAACTGTTACTATCAGATACTCTTGCCCCTCCACCTGACCTACCGCGAATATCATTACCTATCCGTATAGGCCAACTTCATGGTATCATCTGGGAAATACTGTACCACTGTTAGAGGAAGTTAGGAAAGACTGTTCTGATAACGTCAGGTGCTCATGAATTCAGAGGTGCAGGATACATAGACTAAAGTCTTGTTGGCCTCTCTGACCCTCATATTCAGTGCATTTCTTTCATGTGACAATTgtggttttattatttctaagtgAAGAAGAATTCTGCAGTTCTGCACAGAATCTTGGCAACCCTGATTCTGGTTCTGATCAATCCTGGCAaggaatatatttttgtttttaacaaccCCTCTCATGGTAAGGCAACAAATAAACACCTGTGCTACATCATTATTCCCTGGATTGCTCAAATTCCCACATTCAAACAATAATTGTAACTTTTAATTGGGttttaagaaaataaagaaaCTAAACATTGATATTCCCATTGAAATGTACCACTACAGCAGTCCATTGTGCTCGAGTCACAGACATTTCAATAGTTTGTGCTAACCAATACAGTTAAATTGTTGTCAGAATGTAGATAAGATGCCATGCAggctttttatttactttatttaaatcCATCACTAGTGAGCTGCTGGATTAATAAACTTCACCtgacctgattttaaaaataatctgcaaTGCCAGCAATGTAATTATTTTACTTTCAGTTAATTATTAGgcattgggggtgtgtgtgtgtgtgtgtgtgtgtgtgtgtgtgtgtgtgtgtgtgtgtgttacggtggtgcctaggagccccaacCATGGTtggggcaccattgtgctaggcactgtacatacatgtaGTAAGAGACCATTCCTGCCtccaagagtttacagtctaaatagatgagAGACAAAaagtgagaggggaaactgaaggATAAAGAGGAAGAATGACTTCAAGCTCCAAAGTCATGCAGCAGTtcagtggcggagccaggaatTAGAACCTGAACTCCTGATCCGTCGGCACTGCCCTATCCAATGAGCAATACTGCCTCTTTTTCAGTGATAAGTTTCATGATCAGAGGAAACTTCGCTCAATTTTTGTTCCCCCTACTGCTTTACTCAGCAAAGCTGGTTAGTTCCATTCTCTTGCGGCCACCAGAACTTACAACTCTATTTAAAACTTGCTTGGATGCTTGTAAGTCACAGAACAGTACTGTCTTTGGCATATGTATGTGTTTCTGTGCATGTCTGGTGGCAGTAACTGAGATTACATAATTAATTTAGGATTTGCAGCCCAGCTAAGCTATCTTTTTAACTGTGAAATACTTATACTGAAACTTGCAACCTGAACTCGGATATGCTTTGGGAGTCAGTGTACTGCAAGCCTTCCTCACAACTTATGCACAGTTGAGGACTCAGTCAATACTCTGAGTTACAGTACCAATAAGAGAGGCTCTGGATAAAGAGAGTGCAGGAGAATGTAAGTTTTGTACATATAATATGTGTCCTACATTCAGCGTGTTTACAGGTAAAAGGTTGAATTTATGTCCTGTTTCTTTGAGACCTGAAGGAAATGAAAACACTCAACACTGTTCCTTTAAATGGTAGCGGCTCTTCCAATAACATTTCACCAGTATTCCGATGAGTCCTGTGGTGGactaatttaaaaatgaagtaaGATTAGTTTCTATTAAATGTCTATAAgggcttaactcccactgaagtaaatggaaaggaTCTCAtcgacttcagctggagttggatTGGGACCTATATTATTGTATAGCCCAGGACAATTACAAAGTGCAAAGGTACTGATTGTAAGTACATTTATAGTGGAATACGGACATGGAATAATATCTCTCAAATGTTAGTATCCACTActgctttattaaaaatatcaaatcCAGATTTCATGCTTGAAATCTGCTATCATTTACTTTTTACCTCTCCGTTTGGTCACAGCCTACTATGGTTTAAATTGGTTTCACacccatttgtttaaaaaatacagtaaaattgatttttgttgttgttttaccaTGTAGGTTAATCTCCGAGCCACAGACGTCCGGCTCATGCGCCAGCTGCTCATCATCAACGAAAGCATCGAATCAATAAAGTGGGTGATTGAAGAGAAGGGAGCCATCATCAGCAGAGGTAGTAGTTTGAGTGGCAGCCTTTGCAGCTTGCTGGAAAGTCAGGAGACCTCCCTTCAAGGCAGCTATAACAGTTTACAAGATTGTAGTGATGGACTGGATGGAATATCAGTGGGGAGTTACCTGGACACTTTGGTGGATGATGTCCCAGGTCACCACACCCCTTCAGATATGGAACAGTTCACTGATACTTCTATTCTAGAGGCCTCACAGACTCTGCACAAGCATCCTAAAATTGAGTCTGATGAATACTACTGTTTTGGTTAATAAAAAGAAGTTCCAGAGGGACATGTGTGCACTTGTATTTATCTTCCTTCTTTGCTGCTATTTTATtttgtgtgcaaaaaaaaaatcctttttaaaaagaaaatttactTTGGATCCACTTTAGAATTTTGCTGTTGCTTCTAACTTTTCTCATTCTGGGTagtttgttagcttttttttttccttttctttatcttAATTTATTGCtgtgggtttgggttttgttttataaTCCCAtatttacaactttaaaaaagatgaaggaaataAGCTTTTATCTTCAAAACAAGACATCAGGGATTGAAAGTACCAGTTTATATTTGTTTGACAATAAAACACCTACTGATACCTGTAGTTTGTAGTTAATCTTCTTGAGGAACTAATAGTCTTCATTTCCAAAAGGCATTATCTTAACTGAAGGAGTTTACGGTTTCTGGGTCTCTAGTCTTTGGCCTTGAACCTGCTAACACCTATGCAAGAGATTAACTTTACTCAGGTGAGTAGCCACATTTCACTATGTCACAGGGTGCATGTTCCTTCTGATAAGGACTGGGACTAGTCCCCTGAGACAAGGTAGCTGCTTCTCAGTGGGGCCAGTGTAGCTCAGTTGAGTACTTCTGGGACAAATTCTGTTGGAGCTATCAGTCTCAGCTGGTGTATGGCTAGGAGCGTTTTGTAAGACGCAGCACTCAGGAGAATAAATGAGGCTCTTTAGAGGCTCTCCGTGGGGTCTGAGAGGCACAACTGCCTGGAGTAGAAGTTTAGGTGGGGTGGCTGGAAATTGTAGCCAGAATCTCCTGAAGAAGATAGAAGTCAAGGTGGGGTGGGTTATAATTGTTTGGCATGAGTTTAACCTTGGAATGAGAAGGACTGTTTAAGCTCCTTATTTGCCAGGGGACTCCAGGGAGGTGGGAATCCAATTGTCCAGCATAAGGAATAGGAGTGGCACTGGGCTTTTAGGAGTCCATATGAACAACCAGTTGTACCTTGCAGAGCTTTCACTAAGACTATCGTTTGGGGTGAGACTGTGAGCCTGTAAACTAATAAAGAAGCCCCAACTGGGGGCTTTCCCCTCAAAAAAGTGGTTTCTCTAGGGATTTGTGAAACCTGAGTCCATACATGCTATAGAGGGGCATTAGGAGTCCTCGATCCTTTACAGGATAAAGTAGGACTTTTTACATGAGTAAAGCTAAACATGCATAAGGGTATTCAATATTGATGTTTTAATTTACAGCAGAGAGATCTCAATAAGTTACCAGGATGAGAAACTTTCCTGTTTATCAGCCCATGACTGCCTAATAAAATGGCAATGGATAATTCCTGTCATGAAGTTTAATGCTGCCAGTGCATTGTAATCCACAAAAATCATGCTGGAACTAGTGGGCATCTGAAGTGGCCCACAAATATCGCTTTGCAGGAGACTCCTATGCTATAGATGCCACTGGTTTGTTTCCAGCAGGACTATTAGTATATAGAATATAGGGGACTGAATTAACTCTTCTGATACATGCTCAGACAGTAGACTTTTTATGTGTAGGGGGATATGGCTGGAGAAACCCCTGAAGGAATCCTAACCTTCTTCAGGTCTTGTTCTGTGTTCTCCTACTTGTCAGTTCATGGATGCACCAAGCTGTCCAAAAATGCACCCTTAACACTAACGCAAGTGACCTGATTTAGAGAGAGTGAAAATCTTCAGAAAATACACTGGAATTTACATGTATTTCCATAATGTATATAGGCCATTCCACCGTGGGTTTTTATAGGATCCCACAGCAAGCATATTTGGGGTGGGTAAGTATTAGGATGAAAGACCTCCAAAGAAAACTTAAATGTTTGAGGAAATGGTATTGATGAGTCAGTATGTGGTTCTTTCACTTTGAGACAACACTAAACTGGTACCACAGTTAAGAGATGCTGTGACGTTGGAGGTTCCCTTTTTTAGTTGACGTGTAAGTGTTAAATCCTCAGTTGGTGACGTCAGTGGTGCATACATGTTTAAACCTGCTGAAAAATGTTCCCCTTATATGTAAAACTGGTAGCTGAAAGCCCATACGGTCTCACAGGTGCAATTCAtaaaatcgtgtgtgtgtgttggtttttttaaaggccaAAAATGGTTGAGGACTTAAATTAGATAGTAACAGACCACAAATCCATGATGATTGAACCTGATACTCCAAAGGAAAAAAGCTCTCCATTATGCTTGTAGCTCACTCAACAGATATTCTAGACTTCAACATAATGTTTGGGTTTAGCCTTTATTCAGACAAACTCACATTGCCTTCAATAAAACAGTATCTACTGGGGTATCTGGACTGTTTGCCTTTCTTACAGCTTTAGTCTATAAGGGCCTGGGTACTAGCGTGCTTTTGGAGGGGGGCTGTTCTCCAGTATTTTGTCTGTCTCCCTTGCTTTCTATGGAATACATACACTGCAATATGATTTGCTgcagggttctaaattaactgtctCAACTCAGGAAAAACACGTGGGCATCATTgccagagcagggaagagagtGTCGACACATTTACACACTTAAATATGGATgcaggagcctaactttaggcatccattttttttaaactcttggacTATGTAATTCAATTGCTATGAAATATAGCAATTGCCCTGCTCAATGAtacccaaaggtccatctaataTATCTATTGCTCACAGTGGCCAATCTCAGCCAGAGTAGGCAGTTAAGGGATAAGCAGCCCTCTCCTAACCCTGATTAGTTAGTTTGCTCTGAAGCTTGAGAACTTAGATCCTTTCCCAAActcttgtttattttttcaatatttaCTATTATAATTCTGTTTATTCTTGTTATCCTTGTCCAGTCCTTTTTTAATTCTTGCTAAGgccttggcctcagtgatatcttatgggttccacaggctaattgtgtTGGGTGGAgaaaaattttcctttttaacaatTTGACATTTGCCACCTAAAATCAATCTTTTTTTAATGCCTAGAAAATTACTTTCCCTGAACTCATAGGCATTTAGTGAATTCCGGGGACACATTTACAACCTGTGACTTGTTCTAAAAGAGTGAttccataagaatggccatactgggtcagaccaaaggtccatctatcctagtatcctgtcttctgtcagtggccaatgccaggtgccgcagagggaatcaacagaaaggcagtaatcaagtgatccatcccctgtcgcccatttccagcttctgacaaacatgCTAAGgataacaacaaggagtccttgtggcaccttagagactaatacatttatttgggcaaaagcttttgtgggctagaccccacttcatcagatgcatggactggaaaatacaggagcaggtataaatctATGCCTTACCAAgcgtgaggtcagtctaacgagacaattcaattaacagcaggatacaatccctgcccatcctggcaaatagtcattgatggacctatcctccatgaatttatgtagccctttttttgaaccctgttacagtcttggccttcacaacatcctctagcgaagagttccacaggttgactgtgtgttgtatgaagaaatacttgtatttgtttcaaacctgctgcctatcaattacatttggtgacccctagttcttgtgttatgagaaggagtaaataacacttccttatttccattctccacaccagtcatgattttatagacctttatcatatccccttagccatctcttttccaacctgaaaagtaccagtcttattcatctctcctcatacagaagctgttccatacccataatcatttttgttgcccttttctgaaccttttccaattccaatatatcttttttgagatggggtgaccacttctgcatgcagtattcaagatgtgggcataccatggatttatgtagaggcaatatgatattttctgtcttattttctatcacttccttaatgattcccaacattctgctggCTTTTTTGACTCCTGCTACAAATTGAGAtaatgttttcacagaactatccacaatgactccaaggtctctttcttgagtggcaacagctaatttagattccatcattttgtatgtatagctgggattaggttttccaatgtgtattactttgcatgtaacaacactgaatttcatctgccatttttttgccctgtcactcagttttgtgaaatccctttgtaattcttcacagtctgtct
The sequence above is a segment of the Natator depressus isolate rNatDep1 chromosome 5, rNatDep2.hap1, whole genome shotgun sequence genome. Coding sequences within it:
- the LURAP1L gene encoding leucine rich adaptor protein 1-like produces the protein MEEGPLPDLRDVELKLGRKVPESLARSLRGEEPAARDRSGGGGNGFCPASGPGASRLSSSASALARLETKLHLLKQEMVNLRATDVRLMRQLLIINESIESIKWVIEEKGAIISRGSSLSGSLCSLLESQETSLQGSYNSLQDCSDGLDGISVGSYLDTLVDDVPGHHTPSDMEQFTDTSILEASQTLHKHPKIESDEYYCFG